A window from Citrus sinensis cultivar Valencia sweet orange chromosome 5, DVS_A1.0, whole genome shotgun sequence encodes these proteins:
- the LOC102629747 gene encoding protein CUP-SHAPED COTYLEDON 3: protein MLAMEDVLSELNGDEVNEQGLPPGFRFHPTDEELITFYLASKVFNGTFCGVEIAEVDLNRCEPWELPDVAKMGEKEWYFFSLRDRKYPTGLRTNRATGAGYWKATGKDREVCSGSSGALLGMKKTLVFYKGRAPRGEKTKWVMHEYRLDGDFSYRHTCKEEWVICRIFNKAVVSGEKKNGLLLQGQHYLFEAAATAGACLPALLDAPGPATTTLLLECQSQNHNPILENLPNHFVNQQQDNHHHHLFPVNGLFETSAVTNKHILINNITENIGNNTSPSMLFKALLSHQDFSCCNELAPSPKHCKTEANFSHIQLPPATAADDNSNDNWSNCYWMDSKIQPNPYSNPLFSEFDCSFPGLTQPSAFAATAVNDMSTSIAFNRTGFQVVEKSWPLGA from the exons ATGTTGGCTATGGAAGACGTTTTGAGTGAACTGAATGGAGATGAAGTGAATGAGCAAGGGTTGCCACCAGGGTTTAGATTTCACCCAACTGATGAAGAGCTCATCACATTTTATTTAGCCTCAAAGGTCTTTAATGGCACCTTCTGTGGTGTTGAAATTGCTGAAGTTGACCTCAACAGATGTGAACCTTGGGAGCTTCCTG ATGTAGCAAAAATGGGGGAGAAAGAGTGGTACTTCTTCAGCTTAAGAGACAGAAAGTATCCTACTGGATTAAGGACAAACAGAGCAACAGGAGCTGGTTACTGGAAAGCTACAGGCAAAGATAGAGAAGTGTGCAGTGGCTCAAGTGGAGCCTTACTTGGCATGAAAAAAACCCTTGTTTTTTACAAAGGCAGAGCTCCTCGTGGCGAAAAGACCAAATGGGTCATGCATGAATACCGCCTCGACGGTGACTTCTCATACCGCCACACGTGTAAG GAGGAATGGGTGATATGCAGGATATTTAACAAAGCAGTAGTGAGTGGGGAGAAGAAAAATGGATTGCTTCTCCAAGGACAACACTATTTGTTTGAGGCAGCTGCAACAGCTGGTGCTTGCTTGCCTGCTTTGCTTGATGCCCCAGGGCCAGCAACGACAACATTACTGTTGGAATGTCAGTCTCAAAACCACAACCCAATCTTGGAAAATCTTCCGAACCATTTCGTGAATCAGCAACAAGAcaaccatcatcatcacctATTCCCAGTAAATGGCTTGTTTGAGACCTCCGCAGTAACAAACAAACACATTTTGATTAACAACATCACTGAAAACATTGGCAACAACACATCACCATCCATGCTTTTCAAGGCACTCCTCTCACATCAAGATTTCAGCTGCTGCAATGAATTAGCCCCTAGTCCCAAACACTGCAAGACAGAAGCAAACTTTTCCCATATCCAGCTGCCTCCTGCTACTGCTGCTGATGACAATAGTAATGATAACTGGAGCAATTGCTACTGGATGGACAGCAAAATTCAACCAAACCCATATTCAAATCCCTTGTTTTCTGAGTTCGATTGTAGCTTTCCTGGACTCACACAACCCTCTGCCTTTGCCGCTACTGCTGTCAATGACATGTCCACTTCAATTGCTTTCAACAGAACCGGCTTTCAAGTCGTCGAAAAATCTTGGCCATTGGGTGCTTAA